In Phragmites australis chromosome 18, lpPhrAust1.1, whole genome shotgun sequence, the genomic window ATATCTTTTGTTCTTGTGTTTCTTGTTGTCCTAaacaggttttttttttccatgtgCAGTTCATTAAAGCCTGTGAGCTTAAAGGTCATTCTGATTGGATCAGAAGTTTAGACTTTTCTTTACCCGTGATGATGAGCAGTGAAAAACACAACCTTTTCCTCGTTAGCTCGTCTCAGGACAGAACCATTCGGATATGGAAAATGACTTCAGAAGCTGTTTCTGCTGGCTCCACGGTGCAGTTGAGGAAGGGAAATATTGAGATGACCTCCTATATTGAAGGACCTCTATTTGTGGCTGGTAATACAAGTTACCAAGTATCATTGGAATCTCTTCTTGTTGGGCATGAGGATTGGGTATATTCCGTTGAGTGGCAGCCACCTACACTGTTACCTGGGGATGGAGCTCATCAGCCAATGAGCATATTATCTGCATCCATGgacaagatgatgatgatatggAGGCCAGAGAAAAATACTGGCCTTTGGATCAATTTGGTGACTGTTGGTGAATTAAGCCACTCAGCACTTGGATTTTATGGTGGACACTGGCAGCCTGATGGAAAATCCATTCTTGCACATAGCTATGGTGGATCCTTTCATATGTGGAGAGATGTTGGACTGGATTCTGAAAATTGGCAACCTCAAATAGTCCCGTCTGGTCATTTTGCACCTGTGTCTGACTTAACATGGGCGAGGTCTGGCCAATATTTGCTATCAGTTAGCCATGACCAGGCAAGTTCTTGTACTTATTATCAGTTTTGACCCATACTGATAGAACCTATATATTTAGTTGGTTGGTTATGTTCTCTTTTGTACTTGCTAATCCTCTCTTGTTGCAATGTTAAATATGCAGACAACACGCATATTTGCTCCTTGGAGAAGTCAAGTTAACCCTGGAGATGTGATATATTGGCGTGAAATCGCTCGTCCGCAAATTCATGGGCACGATATTAACTGTGTGGCGTTCATTCAGGGTAGTGGGAACCACCGTTTCGTTATTGGTGCTGATGAAAAGGTCTCCAGAGTCTTTGAAGCTCCCTTATCATTTCTGAAGACCCTACAACAAGCAACTTTGTTGAAACCTGACATCTCTGAGGATTTTGATAATGTGCAAGTCCTTGGAGCAAATATGTCCGCTCTTGGGCTTTCGCAAAAACCCATATATACACATGGTGATAATATCTCACACCCTTTGTTTGGCATGACAAACTGCACTTCTACCTaattaagttttttcttttatttgatgTTACTTTTTGCATGTTGGTGTATTCAGGAGTCAAGGAATCCCCAAGCAGTGTTTCTAGTGATGGTCCAGGTTCTATGGAAACCATTCCTGATGCAGTGCCTACTGTATTTACTGAGCCCCCTGTGGAGGACCAACTTGCATGGAATACTCTATGGCCTGAATCGCACAAACTATATGGTCACGGAAACGAGCTCTTCTCGATCTGCTGTGATTATGAAGGGAAGCTTGTTGCATCATCTTGCAAGGTATTAGTGCTGCATGTTTTCTTGTGCTAATTCATCTGAATTTGTGGATGCCATTTGAGTGAAACTTTTTGTCCATCCAGACACCACCATTTCACCATGATCATGTTACCTTGGCCATGATTATGTTACAGTACTTGATATTTTGATTCGCAGCATATTTTCTCAAGCTAACTGATCAAATGTGAACTCACAAACAAATGCTCGTTTTCCTCTTGATAAAAGTATAAAACCAGGGGGGCGGGACGAAATCACAGGTGTTTCTTTATTTCTTGAGATCCCTGATACATTTCATTCAGCACCGCTGTATGAAAACAGTGTTGCACATCTTCATCTAGCAATAGTGCATTTTTCACTTTGTCAATACATGACACACTACCATAGTGATGTTAGCTGATGCAGAATATGCTTAATTGTTTATGGTTTGTTTTTACTGTATACATGGGAAATCTAATGGAACTTCACTGTCTTTCAGGCTCAATCAGCGTCAGTTGCTGAGATCTGGCTCTGGGAGGTTGGAACATGGAAAGCTGTTGGTCGCTTGCAGTCTCACAATTTGACAGTGACACAAATGGAATTCTCTAGTGATAATGCTTTTCTTTTGAGTGTCTCAAGGGATCGCCATTTGTCTGTCTCTTCAATCAGGAGAACTGGCAAGTAGTTTTTCTT contains:
- the LOC133898956 gene encoding elongator complex protein 2-like, which translates into the protein MPPAAGVEVERVFVGAGCNRVVNNVSWGACGLVAFGAHNAVALFSPLRGEIVTTLPGHKAAVNCTLWLPTKKDVLQVRGRETHYLLSGSADGTIMAWKIGSGKGEWAHALQLPGMHKKGVTCFAGRMVSDTVSIFASTSSDGIVVIWEMAIEPTTGGSCKVSCLHSLSIGSKPMVSLSLAVLPEQGSHLILAMGGLDHKIHIYCGDKSGKFIKACELKGHSDWIRSLDFSLPVMMSSEKHNLFLVSSSQDRTIRIWKMTSEAVSAGSTVQLRKGNIEMTSYIEGPLFVAGNTSYQVSLESLLVGHEDWVYSVEWQPPTLLPGDGAHQPMSILSASMDKMMMIWRPEKNTGLWINLVTVGELSHSALGFYGGHWQPDGKSILAHSYGGSFHMWRDVGLDSENWQPQIVPSGHFAPVSDLTWARSGQYLLSVSHDQTTRIFAPWRSQVNPGDVIYWREIARPQIHGHDINCVAFIQGSGNHRFVIGADEKVSRVFEAPLSFLKTLQQATLLKPDISEDFDNVQVLGANMSALGLSQKPIYTHGVKESPSSVSSDGPGSMETIPDAVPTVFTEPPVEDQLAWNTLWPESHKLYGHGNELFSICCDYEGKLVASSCKAQSASVAEIWLWEVGTWKAVGRLQSHNLTVTQMEFSSDNAFLLSVSRDRHLSVSSIRRTEEGTEHHLVAKHEAHKRIIWACSWNPFGSEFATGSRDKTVKIWCVQDESSVKLLATLPQFRDSVTALAWMGRDRASNAGILAVGMDNGLIELWSISGRRTAASSTPDSSPLSAACMLQFDPLLCHLSTVHRLRWQKPDSSDEKSAPELASCGADHCVRVFEVRGK